From the genome of Lotus japonicus ecotype B-129 chromosome 6, LjGifu_v1.2, one region includes:
- the LOC130724862 gene encoding protein RGF1 INDUCIBLE TRANSCRIPTION FACTOR 1-like translates to MPYFVGRAETHHQHRMLKIYRHSYKDVVSLDSIEKYIDCSQIQPYKCNSHMIISLKPLPHFGSAKKSEETCRTCNRKLMEPDLYRYCSISCKVEAVSRKPNDSNPPFIFTQSLNQGKYVGTVKPPTQRNKRKGTPCRAPLF, encoded by the exons ATGCCATACTTTGTAGGGagagcag AAACTCATCACCAACACAGGATGCTTAAAATCTACAGACACAGTTACAAAGATGTTGTCTCTCTTGATTCAATTGAAAAGTATATAGACTGCTCACAAATTCAG CCCTACAAATGCAATTCGCATATGATTATTTCTCTGAAGCCTCTTCCACACTTTGGTTCAGCAAAAAAGAGTGAAGAAACATGCCGCACCTGTAACAGGAAGTTGATGGAGCCTGACTTATATCGTTACTGCTCCATTTCATGCAAG GTTGAAGCTGTTTCAAGGAAGCCTAATGATTCAAATCCTCCATTTATTTTCACTCAGAGTCTTAATCAGGGAAAATATGTGGGAACTGTTAAACCCCCGACGCAGCGTAACAAAAGAAAGGGAACACCCTGCAGAGCTCCTCTCttctaa